The proteins below are encoded in one region of Brassica napus cultivar Da-Ae chromosome A6, Da-Ae, whole genome shotgun sequence:
- the LOC106440585 gene encoding histone deacetylase 7 — protein MASLASGPDGTKRRVSYFYEPTIGVGNGRESQQIRTTHNLIGSYYLPRYMDIIRPRAAQPSDFTKFHSPEYISFLSSVTRRLKSATDPSFKRFNLDAWDSPVFIGLFEYCRLYAGGSICAAEKLNRHEADIAINWSGGMHRAKIDKACGFGYVNDVVLGILELLKVFKRVLYIDIGYHHGEAVQEAFHKTDRVMTLSFHNSGDQRRGDITDYGVGKGEYYSLNAPLKNGLDDASFTTLFVPIIGKAMEVYQPEAIVLLCGPDSLSGDALGKFNLTVKGHGACLGYIRTFNVPLMLLGGQGHTLGNVARCWCYETGIAVGKELNDDCPMIADDDCFAPDYKLHIEPNHMENLNTDGDIEKIKKTLLKQLSQVIHAPSVQFQDTPPISQVTEEAEEDMETR, from the exons atggcGAGCTTGGCTTCGGGTCCCGACGGAACGAAACGGCGCGTGAGCTACTTCTACGAGCCAACGATCGGAGTTGGAAATGGACGAGAATCCCAACAGATCCGTACGACTCACAACCTCATCGGCAGCTATTACCTCCCCCGCTACATGGATATCATCCGCCCTCGCGCTGCCCAGCCTTCAGATTTCACTAAATTCCACTCGCCGGAGTACATATCATTCCTCAGCTCAGTCACTCGCCGGTTGAAATCCGCGACGGATCCTTCCTTCAAGCGCTTCAACTTAGACGCGTGGGACTCCCCTGTCTTCATTGGCCTCTTCGAATATTGCCGTCTCTACGCCGGTGGTTCTATTTGCGCCGCCGAGAAACTGAACCGACACGAAGCTGATATCGCCATCAATTGGTCCGGCGGGATGCACCGTGCCAAGATAGATAAGGCTTGTGGCTTTGGCTACGTCAACGACGTTGTTCTTGGGATCCTCGAGTTGCTTAAGGTCTTCAAG CGAGTACTCTACATAGATATTGGCTATCACCATGGGGAAGCAGTACAAGAAGCATTCCACAAAACTGATAGAGTTATGACTCTTTCTTTCCACAACTCTGGGGACCAAAGAAGAGGAGATATAACGGACTACGGGGTAGGAAAGGGAGAATACTATTCTCTAAATGCACCACTGAAGAATGGTCTGGACGATGCAAGTTTCACCACTTTATTTGTACCTATTATCGGCAAGGCTATGGAGGTTTATCAACCAGAAGCAATTGTTCTTCTGTGCGGCCCTGATTCATTATCTGGTGATGCGTTGGGTAAATTCAACTTGACTGTCAAGGGTCATGGTGCTTGTCTCGGGTACATAAGAACATTTAATGTTCCTCTCATGCTCTTGGGTGGTCAAGGTCACACTCTTGGAAATGTTGCACGTTGCTGGTGCTATGAG ACAGGTATTGCGGTTGGAAAAGAACTCAACGACGATTGCCCTATGATTGCGGACGACGATTGTTTTGCCCCAGATTATAAACTTCATATCGAGCCAAACCACATGGAGAATTTAAACACAGACGGagatattgaaaaaataaa GAAGACATTACTAAAGCAACTTTCGCAAGTGATACACGCACCTAGTGTGCAGTTTCAAGACACTCCACCAATCAGTCAAGTTACAGAAGAA GCGGAAGAGGACATGGAGACGAGATAA
- the LOC111201387 gene encoding uncharacterized protein LOC111201387, which translates to MVTTKKSESSLKFLCSYGGRILPRSIDGKLRYVGGFTRVLSVVDSISFSELMVKLEEFCGYAVDLKCQLPDGDLETLISVKSDEDLTNIVEEYNRVYGGKIRAVLSTPKQVSPPSSGGGGDVSPKSPFSVVASPPPPPAYRRFPLSRYQMENLQSGIFRKRAEEYSRCCKCRVQNRDSKLIWH; encoded by the exons ATGGTGACGACGAAGAAGAGCGAAAGCAGTCTCAAGTTTCTGTGTAGTTACGGCGGTAGAATACTTCCTCGCTCTATCGACGGGAAGCTCCGTTACGTCGGCGGTTTCACCAGAGTCCTCTCCGTTGTTGATTCCATCTCTTTCTCAG AGCTAATGGTGAAATTGGAGGAGTTCTGTGGATACGCCGTTGATCTAAAGTGCCAGTTACCAGACGGAGATCTCGAGACACTGATCTCCGTCAAGTCAGACGAGGATCTCACGAACATAGTAGAGGAATACAATCGCGTCTACGGAGGCAAGATTCGAGCGGTTTTATCTACTCCTAAGCAGGTATCGCCACCATCgagcggcggcggcggcgatgTGTCACCCAAATCTCCTTTCTCCGTCGTGGCTTCTCCTCCACCTCCGCCGGCGTATAGAAGGTTTCCACTATCTCGTTATCAGATGGAGAATCTCCAGAGCGGAATATTCCGTAAGCGAGCGGAGGAATATTCGCGTTGCTGTAAATGCCGTGTGCAGAACAGAGACTCCAAGCTCATTTGGCATTGA
- the LOC106440584 gene encoding histone deacetylase 7 produces MENAASLASGPDGKKRRVTYFYEPNIGDGSQRVSQQISTTHNLIRSYHLHNDMDIVRPSLAKDSDFVQFHSPEYIACLATLTPEYVDMANKSESVAETTLELFDLDEWDTPFFPGLIDYCRLYAGGSICAAAKLNRSEADIAINWSGGMHRAKRDEARGFGYVNDVVLGILELLKVFKRVLYIDIGYYHGDAVQEAFYKTDRVMTVSFHESVVQSRGDITDNGVEKGEYYSLNAPLKNGLDDASFVNLLVPVIHKAMEVYQPEAIVLQCGPDSLAGDALGKFNLTIEGHGACLGYIRSFNVPLMLLGGQGHTLGNVARCWCYETAVAVGKVIDDDLDTNVSDACFAPGYQLHIEPNRMKNLNTDEYIAKIKKTLLNQLSQVIHAPSVQFQDTPPISQVTEAVEEDMETR; encoded by the exons atggaGAATGCGGCGAGCTTGGCTTCGGGTCCCGACGGAAAGAAACGGCGCGTGACCTACTTTTACGAGCCAAACATCGGCGACGGCAGTCAACGGGTATCCCAACAGATCAGTACGACTCACAACCTCATCCGCAGCTATCACCTCCACAATGACATGGATATCGTCCGCCCTAGCCTTGCCAAAGATTCAGATTTCGTTCAGTTTCACTCGCCGGAGTACATAGCATGCCTCGCTACTCTCACGCCGGAGTATGTCGACATGGCTAATAAGTCAGAAAGCGTAGCCGAAACTACCCTCGAGCTCTTCGACTTAGACGAGTGGGACACCCCTTTCTTCCCTGGCCTCATCGATTATTGCCGTCTCTACGCCGGTGGTTCTATTTGCGCCGCCGCGAAACTGAACCGAAGCGAAGCTGATATCGCCATCAATTGGTCCGGCGGGATGCACCGCGCCAAGAGAGATGAGGCTCGTGGCTTTGGCTACGTCAACGACGTTGTTCTTGGGATCCTCGAGTTGCTCAAAGTCTTCAAG CGAGTTCTCTACATAGATATTGGGTATTACCATGGGGATGCAGTACAAGAAGCGTTCTACAAAACTGATAGAGTTATGACTGTTTCTTTCCACGAGTCTGTGGTCCAAAGCAGAGGAGACATAACAGACAACGGGGTAGAAAAGGGAGAATACTATTCTCTAAATGCTCCGCTGAAGAATGGTTTGGACGATGCAAGTTTCGTCAATTTATTGGTACCTGTCATCCACAAGGCTATGGAGGTTTATCAGCCGGAAGCAATTGTTCTTCAGTGTGGGCCTGATTCACTAGCTGGTGACGCGTTGGGTAAATTCAACTTGACTATCGAGGGTCATGGTGCTTGTCTCGGGTACATAAGATCATTTAATGTTCCTCTCATGCTCTTGGGTGGTCAAGGTCACACTCTTGGAAATGTTGCACGTTGCTGGTGCTATGAG ACAGCAGTTGCGGTTGGAAAAGTAATTGACGACGATCTCGATACCAATGTCTCCGATGCGTGTTTTGCCCCAGGTTATCAACTTCATATTGAGCCGAACCGCATGAAGAATTTAAACACAGACGAATATATTGCAAAAATAAA GAAGACATTACTAAACCAACTTTCGCAAGTGATACACGCACCTAGTGTGCAGTTTCAAGACACTCCACCAATCAGTCAAGTTACAGAAGCA GTGGAAGAGGACATGGAGACGAGATAA
- the LOC125610301 gene encoding flavonol synthase/flavanone 3-hydroxylase-like: protein MVAERDQDIPSSRIPIIDLSNPDQELVARAVVKASEEWGVFQLINHGIPTELIQRLQNVGRRFFELSEGEKNEVAKLDDSREGYARRYALDLEKRIGTVDQLFHNVWPPSAVNYSYWPKNPQDYREVNEEYTRQVKMLSEKIMEWLSEGLGLRREAINEVVGGEYLLNVNYYPPCPHPDVIEGLDAHTDISGLTLLLTNEIPGLQVFKDDQWIDVEYIPFAVIVNISDQILRISNGKYKSVLHKTTVDKEKTRMSWAVLVRPTNDMVVGPFTELIGNDPPKFKSMVYKDYIYRKVRNLPFVDLDS from the exons ATGGTGGCTGAGAGAGACCAAGACATACCGTCTTCACGCATACCCATAATTGACCTAAGCAATCCCGATCAAGAGCTAGTGGCGCGTGCGGTGGTGAAGGCGAGCGAAGAATGGGGTGTTTTTCAGCTGATAAATCATGGGATCCCCACGGAGCTCATTCAACGTTTGCAGAATGTCGGTAGGCGATTCTTCGAGCTTTCTGAAGGAGAAAAGAACGAAGTGGCGAAACTAGATGACTCCCGTGAAGGATACGCGAGGAGGTACGCATTAGACCTAGAAAAGAGAATAGGTACGGTTGATCAACTCTTCCACAATGTCTGGCCACCTTCGGCTGTGAATTACTCATATTGGCCTAAGAATCCTCAAGATTACAG GGAAGTGAACGAGGAGTATACAAGGCAGGTAAAGATGCTATCAGAGAAGATTATGGAATGGTTGTCAGAGGGGTTAGGTTTACGTCGTGAGGCTATTAACGAAGTTGTTGGCGGTGAGTATCTGCTAAATGTCAACTACTATCCGCCGTGTCCACATCCGGATGTGATCGAGGGATTGGATGCACACACCGATATTAGTGGGCTCACACTCCTCCTAACCAATGAGATTCCCGGACTTCAAGTGTTCAAGGACGATCAATGGATCGACGTGGAGTACATCCCATTTGCTGTTATAGTCAACATCAGCGATCAGATTCTA AGGATTAGCAACGGAAAGTACAAGAGTGTGTTGCATAAAACGACCGTGGATAAGGAGAAAACAAGAATGTCTTGGGCGGTTCTGGTTAGGCCTACCAACGATATGGTCGTGGGACCTTTTACCGAGCTTATCGGCAACGATCCTCCCAAGTTTAAGTCCATGGTCTACAAGGACTACATATACCGCAAGGTCCGAAACTTACCGTTCGTTGATCTCGACTCATGA